A part of Aegilops tauschii subsp. strangulata cultivar AL8/78 chromosome 2, Aet v6.0, whole genome shotgun sequence genomic DNA contains:
- the LOC109733830 gene encoding ABC transporter B family member 11, with the protein MSEVCTQIKAMDAAAVGAEGEESVGQHEKVSFMGLFRHADGKDQLLMLVGTVAALANGMTTPLMTVFFGDVLDGFGGATDANVLQRVNKAVLNFVYLGIGAAVISFLQVSCWTITGERQASLIRSEYLKSVLRQDISFFDTEMTTGQVVSKMSGDIVLVQDAIGEKVGKFQNLVAAFLGGFIVGFVKGWILSLVMLACVPPILFAAGVVAKVLSKISSRGQASYSNAGNIVEQTIGAIKTVVSFNGEKKAIISYNKLIHKAYKTDVEEGLTNGFGMASVLFVFYSSYGLAIWYGGKLVLAKGYTGGQVITVLLAIMTGAMSLGNAAPCMTAFIEGQSAAHRLFTTIKRKPEIDPNNNSGEKLVDMRGDIELKDVYFSYPTRRGQLIFDGFSLHVPSGTTMAIVGESGSGKSTVISLVERFYDPQAGEVLIDGVNIKDLQLDSIRRKISLVGQEPLLFMTSIKDNITYGKEDATIEEIKRAAKLANAAIFIDKLPNGYDTMVGQRGAQLSGGQKQRIAIARAIIKNPRILLLDEATSALDVESERIVQEALDRIMVDRTTLVVAHRLTTVRNVDCISVIQQGKIVQQGSHDELILNLDGAYSQLILLQESHVEQKMDHRLSASRSSTSLSLKRSISASLGNNNELSCTLPFGLPSTIEMPGEYDTHGNNQKEKNGEGEAPKKDPMVRLAILNKPEVPILILGSLAAAVHGVIFPVFGLVISSAIKSLYEPADKLRSDTSFWGMMCFVMGIISVITIPAEFLLFGIAGGKLIERIRALSFQSIVHQEVAWFDDPRNSSGALGARLSIDALNVRRLVGDNLSLIIQLSSTLVTGVVISMIADWKLALITMCVIPLVGLQSYAHVKFLNGFSQDAKMMYEDASQVATDAVSSIRTIASFCCEKRITRIYDRKCRASVNQGVKTGIVGGIGFGFSYLTLYLTYGLCFYVGGQFVRQGKSNFGEVFKVFFALVLATMGVSETSAMASDSKKAKDSAISIFTLLDRVSEIDSRSNQGLILDEVKGNIDFQQVSFKYPSRLDIQIFHDFTLHIPSGKTVALVGESGSGKSTVITLLERFYNPDSGTIQLDGVEIKSLNINWFRNQIGLVSQEPILFDDTIRANIAYGKDGDVTEEELIAAAKISNAHEFISSLPQGYGTFVGERGAQLSGGQKQRVAIARAILKDPKILLLDEATSALDAESERIVQNALDHVMVGRTTIVVAHRLSTIKGADIIAVLKDGAIVEKGSHDSLVNIKDGLYASLVELRSASP; encoded by the exons ATGTCAGAAGTATGTACACAAATTAAAGCAATGGACGCAGCAGCAGTTGGTGCCGAGGGAGAGGAGAGCGTGGGGCAGCACGAGAAGGTGTCCTTCATGGGGCTGTTCCGGCATGCCGACGGCAAGGACCAGCTGCTGATGCTGGTCGGCACGGTGGCCGCGCTGGCCAACGGCATGACCACGCCCCTCATGACCGTCTTCTTCGGCGACGTCCTCGACGGTTTTGGCGGCGCCACCGACGCCAACGTCCTCCAGCGCGTCAACAAG GCGGTTCTGAACTTTGTCTACTTGGGTATCGGAGCAGCAGTCATATCCTTTCTTC AGGTGTCATGCTGGACAATTACTGGTGAAAGGCAGGCATCACTCATTCGATCTGAATACCTCAAATCTGTCTTGAGACAGGATATTTCATTCTTTGACACAGAAATGACAACTGGGCAAGTAGTTTCAAAAATGTCTGGTGATATAGTGCTAGTTCAAGATGCTATTGGTGAGAAG GTCGGCAAGTTCCAAAACCTCGTGGCTGCTTTCCTTGGTGGTTTCATTGTAGGTTTTGTGAAAGGATGGATTCTATCTCTTGTCATGTTGGCATGCGTACCTCCAATTTTATTTGCTGCAGGAGTAGTGGCAAAAGTATTGTCAAAAATCTCTAGCAGAGGTCAAGCATCATACAGTAATGCGGGGAACATTGTCGAACAGACAATTGGAGCCATAAAAACA GTTGTTTCTTTCAATGGAGAGAAGAAGGCCATCATATCGTACAATAAACTAATACACAAAGCATACAAGACTGATGTTGAGGAAGGACTTACCAATGGCTTTGGCATGGCATCTGTTTTGTTCGTATTCTACTCTAGCTATGGTTTAGCCATATGGTACGGTGGAAAGTTGGTACTTGCAAAAGGATACACAGGAGGACAAGTCATCACTGTCTTATTGGCTATCATGACTGGGGCAAT GTCTTTAGGTAATGCAGCCCCATGTATGACTGCCTTTATAGAAGGACAATCAGCAGCACATAGATTATTCACAACAATCAAGAGGAAACCAGAGATTGACCCTAACAACAATAGTGGTGAGAAACTAGTAGACATGAGGGGTGATATTGAGCTGAAGGATGTCTATTTTAGCTACCCAACAAGGCGTGGGCAACTAATATTTGATGGATTCTCACTACATGTGCCTAGTGGCACTACAATGGCTATAGTTGGAGAGAGTGGGAGTGGCAAGTCAACTGTGATTAGTCTTGTAGAGAGATTCTATGATCCGCAAGCTGGAGAGGTTTTGATTGACGGGGTTAATATAAAAGATTTACAGCTTGATTCGATAAGAAGGAAAATTTCTCTTGTTGGCCAAGAGCCCTTGCTCTTTATGACATCAATTAAAGATAACATAACATATGGAAAAGAAGATGCAACAATTGAGGAGATCAAGAGAGCCGCTAAGCTCGCCAACGCAGCAATTTTTATCGATAAGTTGCCCAAT GGTTATGACACAATGGTTGGCCAGCGTGGTGCTCAACTTTCAGGGGGACAAAAGCAAAGGATTGCAATTGCTAGGGCAATCATTAAAAACCCCAGAATACTTTTGTTAGACGAGGCTACTAGTGCATTAGATGTGGAGTCAGAGAGGATAGTTCAGGAGGCATTGGATAGGATCATGGTGGACAGAACTACGCTTGTGGTTGCACATCGTCTAACTACTGTGAGAAACGTTGATTGCATATCAGTTATTCAACAAGGAAAGATAGTTCAACAAG GTTCCCATGATGAATTAATACTAAACTTAGATGGTGCCTACTCTCAACTTATTCTGCTCCAAGAAAGTCATGTAGAGCAGAAAATGGACCATCGACTATCTGCTTCAAGATCAAGTACAAGCCTGTCATTGAAGCGGTCGATTAGTGCTTCACTAGGAAATAATAATGAGCTTTCTTGCACACTCCCATTCGGGCTACCTAGCACAATTGAGATGCCTGGAGAATATGACACACATGGAAATAATCAAAAAGAGAAGAATGGTGAGGGAGAGGCACCAAAGAAAGATCCTATGGTACGTCTAGCAATTCTTAACAAGCCAGAGGTACCTATTCTTATATTAGGATCCCTAGCTGCGGCAGTTCATGGAGTTATTTTTCCAGTGTTTGGTTTAGTGATTTCAAGTGCAATTAAATCTTTATATGAGCCGGCAGATAAACTTAGAAGTGATACAAGTTTTTGGGGTATGATGTGCTTTGTTATGGGTATCATATCAGTAATCACAATACCAGCAGAGTTCTTATTATTTGGAATAGCTGGAGGCAAGCTTATAGAGCGCATCCGAGCTTTGTCATTTCAAAGCATTGTTCACCAAGAAGTTGCTTGGTTTGATGATCCTAGAAATTCCAG CGGAGCACTTGGTGCAAGACTATCAATTGATGCTTTGAATGTCCGGCGTTTAGTGGGCGATAACTTGTCATTAATTATTCAACTTAGCTCAACGCTTGTCACAGGAGTTGTCATTTCTATGATAGCTGACTGGAAGCTAGCTTTGATCACCATGTGTGTGATTCCACTTGTGGGTCTTCAAAGTTATGCCCACGTGAAGTTCCTGAATGGTTTTAGTCAAGATGCTAAG ATGATGTATGAAGATGCAAGTCAAGTGGCCACGGATGCAGTTAGTAGTATAAGGACAATAGCTTCCTTTTGTTGTGAGAAAAGAATTACAAGAATATATGATCGTAAATGTAGAGCCTCAGTGAATCAAGGAGTCAAAACAGGAATAGTTGGGGGTATTGGATTTGGTttttcatacttgacattgtacCTCACATACGGCCTTTGTTTCTATGTCGGGGGGCAATTTGTGCGACAAGGCAAATCAAATTTTGGTGAAGTTTTTAAG GTTTTCTTTGCACTGGTCTTAGCAACTATGGGAGTATCTGAAACAAGTGCAATGGCCTCCGATTCAAAAAAAGCAAAGGATTCAGCTATCTCTATATTTACTTTGCTAGACCGAGTATCCGAAATTGATTCAAGGAGCAATCAGGGTTTGATATTAGATGAGGTCAAGGGGAACAtagatttccaacaagtcagctTCAAATACCCAAGTCGCCTAGATATTCAAATCTTCCATGACTTTACCCTACACATACCCTCTGGAAAG ACTGTTGCGCTTGTTGGAGAAAGTGGTAGCGGCAAGTCAACTGTAATCACACTATTGGAGAGATTCTACAATCCCGATTCAGGTACCATTCAATTGGATGGAGTGGAAATCAAGAGCTTAAACATAAATTGGTTTAGAAACCAAATTGGACTGGTGAGCCAAGAGCCTATACTCTTCGATGACACAATACGTGCCAACATAGCCTATGGTAAGGATGGGGATGTCACCGAAGAGGAGCTCATTGCAGCTGCAAAAATATCCAATGCACATGAGTTCATATCAAGCCTTCCTCAAGGGTATGGCACCTTCGTTGGGGAGAGAGGGGCACAACTATCCGGTGGCCAGAAGCAACGGGTGGCTATTGCGAGGGCGATACTCAAAGATCCTAAGATACTACTACTCGACGAAGCAACTAGTGCCTTGGATGCAGAATCTGAGCGAATTGTGCAGAATGCCTTAGATCATGTGATGGTTGGCAGGACCACGATTGTCGTGGCACACCGCCTATCTACTATCAAAGGCGCCGATATCATTGCAGTTCTCAAAGATGGTGCAATAGTGGAGAAAGGAAGTCATGACTCCTTGGTGAACATCAAAGATGGATTGTATGCTTCACTAGTTGAACTCCGTTCAGCATCACCGTAA